The sequence AGGCATGGCTATTGATATTTGAAGCTACAGCGCTAAATCAAAAACAAAAAGAAGCTCCCACCATTTTTGGCGAGAGCAATTATTACTATCTTCAATCTGATTCAAAGGGGCGTTACTTAAAATCAGAATTTGAAGGTTGTTTTAACTAATGCACCAGTGATGTCATCGTTACGCTCGCCATCTCTTTGAATAACAAAGATTGCAGGAGTAACTGTGATGTTGTCACTAGCAGACATCTGGTAGAAAACTTCCCAAGTCACTGGATCCTCATAGCCTGTATCGCTTCTGTGAGGCTCTGCTGTTCCAAATTGGTTTTTTCTCCTAATCAATCTATTGAATACGGCCATGACGATCCGAGTTTTAGAGCTAGCCAAAAAACTAAAAGTAGGTACGGATGAGTTGCTTGCTGATTGTGCACTCCTTGAAATTCCTGCAACTTCCCGCATTAGTTGCCTAACCAATGAGCACATAAAAAAACTAACTGATTATCACCAGAGCCAAAAATGTTTTAGAGGCCCAACGCCGATTGGATTTATGTGATTGTGAGCCTGACAGGTCTCACTTTCATTAACTGGAAGGTGCTGAGGCCTAGACAATAAAAAAGGCCCTTGCGAAACGCGCAGGACCTAGGTGATGG comes from Prochlorococcus sp. MIT 1307 and encodes:
- a CDS encoding carbohydrate porin, producing the protein MREVAGISRSAQSASNSSVPTFSFLASSKTRIVMAVFNRLIRRKNQFGTAEPHRSDTGYEDPVTWEVFYQMSASDNITVTPAIFVIQRDGERNDDITGALVKTTFKF